A genomic stretch from Mycobacterium cookii includes:
- a CDS encoding UDP-N-acetylmuramoyl-L-alanyl-D-glutamate--2,6-diaminopimelate ligase: MADRAVRLRRRGVIPVPAALRPSTGVGVLLSTLAAQVGAVSAKGPDVQITGVTLRAQDVQPGDLFAALPGSSTHGARFYRDALDGGAVAVLTDAAGLTGLADDAAAVPVLVHPQPRSVLGELAATVYGRPSEHLTVVGITGTSGKTTTTYLIEAGLRSAGRTVGLIGTVGLRINGADIPSTLTTPEAPALQALLAVMAERGVDTVVMEVSSHALTLGRVDGIRFAVAGFTNLSRDHLDFHPTMEDYFDAKARLFDPASPLHAARSVVCVDDDAGRAMANRAGSATTVSTHGRPADWRTEDVAAEAGAQEFTAVDPAGVHHRLGIALPGAYNVANCLVALAVLDIVGVSPEQASAGLRHTHVPGRLEQIDRGQSFLALVDYAHKPGALQEVLRSVRRPGGRLAVVFGAGGDRDAGKRAPMGRVAAELADLVVVTDDNPRSEDPAAIRREILSGAAEAGTAADIVEIGDRREAIDHAVAWAAAGDVVLIAGKGHETGQTRDGQTQPFDDRIELAAALEALPK, from the coding sequence ATGGCCGATCGAGCAGTCCGTTTACGCAGGAGGGGAGTGATACCGGTGCCCGCTGCGCTGCGTCCTTCCACCGGCGTGGGTGTGCTGCTTTCGACGCTCGCCGCGCAGGTGGGCGCGGTTTCGGCCAAGGGGCCGGACGTCCAGATCACCGGTGTGACGTTGCGCGCCCAGGATGTCCAGCCGGGGGACCTGTTTGCCGCGCTGCCGGGTAGCTCAACGCACGGCGCCCGGTTCTACCGTGACGCGCTAGACGGCGGGGCCGTCGCGGTGCTCACCGATGCGGCCGGCCTGACGGGGCTCGCCGACGACGCCGCCGCGGTGCCGGTGCTGGTGCACCCCCAACCCCGCAGCGTGCTGGGCGAACTCGCCGCGACCGTGTACGGACGTCCGTCCGAACACCTGACCGTCGTCGGCATCACCGGCACCTCGGGCAAGACGACGACGACCTATCTGATCGAAGCCGGTCTGCGGTCGGCCGGCCGGACCGTGGGGCTGATCGGCACCGTCGGTCTGCGCATCAACGGCGCCGACATCCCGAGCACGCTGACCACGCCTGAGGCGCCCGCACTGCAGGCTCTGCTCGCGGTAATGGCCGAGCGCGGTGTCGACACCGTGGTGATGGAGGTGTCCAGCCACGCGCTGACCCTGGGCCGCGTCGACGGGATCCGCTTTGCCGTCGCAGGATTCACCAACTTGTCCCGCGATCATCTCGACTTTCACCCGACCATGGAGGACTACTTCGACGCCAAGGCACGATTGTTCGACCCGGCATCGCCGCTGCACGCCGCGCGTTCGGTGGTCTGTGTCGACGACGACGCGGGCCGCGCGATGGCCAATCGCGCCGGATCCGCGACCACGGTCAGCACACACGGCCGGCCGGCGGATTGGCGTACCGAGGACGTCGCAGCCGAAGCCGGGGCCCAGGAATTCACCGCGGTCGACCCGGCCGGCGTCCACCACCGGCTGGGGATTGCATTACCCGGCGCCTACAACGTCGCCAATTGTCTTGTCGCGCTGGCGGTTCTGGACATCGTCGGGGTGTCGCCCGAGCAGGCGTCGGCCGGACTCAGGCACACGCACGTTCCCGGCCGGCTCGAGCAGATCGACCGCGGCCAGAGCTTTCTGGCGCTGGTCGACTACGCGCACAAGCCCGGTGCGCTGCAGGAGGTGCTGCGATCGGTACGCCGCCCGGGCGGCCGGCTTGCCGTGGTGTTCGGGGCCGGCGGTGACCGTGATGCAGGCAAGCGTGCACCGATGGGGCGGGTCGCTGCCGAACTGGCCGACCTGGTGGTCGTGACCGACGACAACCCCCGCAGCGAGGACCCGGCGGCGATCCGCCGCGAAATCCTCTCCGGCGCAGCCGAAGCCGGCACGGCCGCGGACATCGTCGAGATCGGCGACCGCCGTGAGGCCATCGACCACGCGGTGGCCTGGGCGGCGGCCGGTGACGTGGTGCTGATCGCGGGCAAGGGCCACGAAACCGGCCAGACCCGCGATGGGCAGACCCAGCCCTTCGACGACCGGATCGAACTCGCCGCCGCACTCGAGGCGTTGCCAAAATGA
- a CDS encoding acyl-CoA dehydrogenase family protein, translating into MTEALVLEWLRAGRLQLPLPGSGETAQRWRRLAQLTEIDIVAGRLAEAHTDAAAILDELGGPLPCAGELWGVWAAEAPDAVVTAHVAGDVVVLEGRKAWCSGAGLCTHALVTARLGDGRGGLFAVDLADDAVRALEPTWRNAGMAESDTRSVEFGGAPAVAVGGPGDYLSRPGFWFGAIGVAACWLGGARAVAAPLYERAARRSANEHLLAHLGAVDAAITAAEAALAATAEHVDADPLNQLGLAELRARRVRAVVEKAADEALIRTDRALGPGPLCLDARHARAVADLTVYVRQSHAERDLAVLGSLAAAEHADG; encoded by the coding sequence ATGACCGAGGCTCTGGTGCTCGAGTGGCTCCGGGCCGGTCGACTGCAGCTGCCGTTGCCGGGTTCAGGTGAAACCGCGCAGCGCTGGCGTCGGCTCGCCCAGTTGACCGAAATCGACATCGTCGCAGGACGGTTGGCGGAGGCACACACCGACGCAGCCGCCATCCTGGACGAACTCGGCGGCCCGTTGCCGTGTGCCGGTGAGTTGTGGGGCGTCTGGGCTGCCGAAGCCCCCGACGCGGTCGTCACCGCCCACGTTGCAGGTGACGTGGTGGTTCTCGAGGGCCGCAAGGCATGGTGTTCGGGCGCCGGGCTGTGTACGCATGCGCTGGTCACTGCCCGACTGGGCGATGGGAGAGGTGGGTTGTTCGCCGTCGATCTGGCCGACGATGCGGTGCGGGCACTCGAACCGACCTGGCGTAATGCCGGCATGGCCGAAAGTGACACCAGGTCAGTGGAATTCGGCGGCGCGCCCGCGGTTGCGGTCGGCGGCCCGGGCGACTATCTGAGTCGGCCTGGCTTCTGGTTCGGCGCCATCGGTGTCGCGGCGTGCTGGCTTGGCGGTGCCCGAGCGGTCGCTGCGCCGCTCTACGAGCGCGCGGCCAGACGTTCGGCCAACGAGCACCTGCTGGCCCATCTTGGTGCAGTCGACGCCGCGATCACCGCCGCCGAGGCGGCATTGGCGGCGACCGCCGAGCACGTCGACGCAGACCCGTTGAATCAGTTGGGGCTGGCCGAACTGCGGGCCAGACGCGTCCGCGCGGTTGTCGAGAAGGCGGCTGACGAGGCGCTCATCCGAACGGATCGGGCGCTGGGACCGGGGCCGCTGTGCCTCGACGCGCGACACGCTCGCGCCGTCGCGGACCTGACCGTCTACGTCAGACAGAGCCATGCCGAGCGTGACCTCGCCGTCCTGGGATCTCTTGCGGCCGCGGAACACGCCGACGGCTGA
- a CDS encoding glycosyltransferase: MTGQVGVVVVVPAHNEFAALSRSVGAIRTAAIAAAMPTAVVVVLDACDDESGDLAGHFGPDVHFVAVDERNVGAARAAGFRYAASELDGVGARTWYATTDADTAVGHDWLARQLGSSADMVLGLVRVGQWRNHSKEAAELYEARYRAEASRHEHIHGANMGFRSEAYWRVGGFAALASGEDVDLVERFQAGGFRVHWDDQLWVTTSDRRRGRAPGGFADHLAEVSQEVAGPGDRADEVS, encoded by the coding sequence GTGACAGGTCAGGTAGGCGTGGTTGTCGTCGTGCCCGCGCACAACGAATTCGCGGCGTTGTCCCGGAGTGTGGGCGCAATCCGGACGGCCGCGATCGCGGCTGCCATGCCCACGGCGGTCGTCGTGGTCCTCGATGCATGCGATGACGAGAGCGGCGACCTCGCCGGGCACTTCGGCCCCGACGTTCACTTCGTGGCGGTCGACGAGCGCAACGTCGGCGCCGCGCGCGCCGCTGGCTTCCGGTATGCGGCGTCAGAGCTCGACGGCGTGGGCGCGCGGACGTGGTACGCCACCACGGACGCCGACACCGCAGTGGGTCACGATTGGCTGGCGCGTCAACTCGGCAGTTCGGCAGACATGGTCCTGGGCCTCGTCCGGGTGGGGCAGTGGCGCAATCACTCCAAGGAGGCCGCCGAACTCTACGAGGCGCGCTACCGCGCCGAGGCATCGCGTCACGAGCACATCCATGGGGCCAACATGGGATTTCGGTCCGAAGCGTATTGGCGCGTTGGCGGGTTCGCCGCGCTGGCCAGTGGGGAAGACGTCGACCTGGTCGAACGTTTTCAGGCCGGCGGGTTCCGCGTGCACTGGGACGACCAGCTGTGGGTCACCACCTCGGACCGTCGGCGAGGACGGGCCCCCGGCGGCTTTGCCGATCACCTCGCGGAAGTCTCGCAAGAAGTGGCGGGCCCCGGCGACAGGGCGGACGAGGTGTCATGA
- a CDS encoding DUF732 domain-containing protein, translated as MIGKVLVGAVGAAACIGLAAPAGASTPQDFLAAARAAGVTGSDPGMLADGYDVCWQLWNQHAPGTQVAAGLVRDHPTLTSDQAGHFVLAAYNDLCPVPGAYDYWAYSTS; from the coding sequence ATGATCGGAAAAGTGCTGGTTGGTGCAGTTGGAGCCGCCGCGTGTATTGGTTTGGCCGCCCCGGCCGGCGCCAGCACCCCGCAGGACTTCTTGGCCGCCGCACGGGCGGCGGGCGTCACCGGGTCGGATCCGGGGATGCTGGCAGACGGCTACGACGTGTGCTGGCAACTGTGGAATCAGCACGCCCCCGGCACCCAGGTGGCCGCGGGCCTGGTGCGCGACCATCCAACGCTGACCAGCGACCAAGCGGGACATTTCGTGCTGGCCGCATACAACGACCTGTGCCCGGTGCCCGGCGCGTACGACTACTGGGCTTACAGCACCAGCTGA
- a CDS encoding peptidoglycan D,D-transpeptidase FtsI family protein — protein sequence MSRADRSAKRQSRPGPARKPKHAQAKANSSGHSAHERRTRQAVEIGNRGASFVFRHRVGNGVIFLALLVAGAQLFYLQVPRASGLRAEAAGQLKVTDVEKAVRGSIVDRNNNQLAFTIEARALTFQPKRIHKQLADAKQKNAKAPDPQQRLNDIAKDIAQRLNNKPDKATLLKKLRSDETFVYLARAVDPAIATAITTKFPEIGAERQDLRQYPGGSLAANVVGGIDWDGHGLLGLEDSMDAELAGTDGSVTYDRGSDGVVIPGSYRNQHRAANGSTVQLTIDDDIQFYVQQQVQQAKNLSGARNVSAVVLDAKTGEVLAMSNDNTFDPSQDIGRQGNKQLGDLPVSSPFEPGSVNKVVTASSVIEYGLTNPDEVLQVPGTINMGGVTVHDAWGHGVAPYTTTGVFGKSSNVGTLMLAQRVGPQRWYDMARKFGLGQRTGVGLPGESAGLVPPIDQWSGSTFSNLPIGQGLSMTLLQMTGMYQAIANDGVRMPPRIIKATIGPDGARTEEARPEGVRVVSPETARTVRNMLRAVVQRDPRGVQQGTGPAAAVEGYQLAGKTGTAQQINPACGCYYDNVYWITFAGMATTDDPRYVIGVMMDNPATNADGTPGHSAAPLFHNIAGWLLQRGNVPLSPDPGPPLTLQAG from the coding sequence GTGAGCCGCGCCGATCGGTCAGCCAAGCGGCAGTCGCGTCCCGGCCCAGCCCGCAAGCCGAAACATGCTCAGGCCAAGGCGAATTCATCCGGCCATTCGGCCCACGAACGTCGTACCCGCCAGGCGGTCGAGATCGGCAATCGCGGTGCCTCGTTCGTTTTCCGGCACAGAGTCGGCAACGGTGTCATCTTCCTGGCATTGCTGGTCGCCGGTGCGCAATTGTTCTATCTGCAGGTGCCGCGCGCGTCCGGACTGCGTGCGGAGGCGGCGGGGCAACTCAAGGTCACCGACGTCGAAAAAGCCGTGCGCGGCAGCATCGTCGACCGCAACAACAACCAACTGGCCTTCACCATCGAGGCCCGAGCGCTGACCTTCCAGCCCAAGCGAATTCACAAACAGCTGGCCGACGCCAAACAAAAGAACGCGAAAGCCCCTGATCCGCAGCAGCGGCTGAACGACATCGCCAAGGACATCGCGCAGCGGCTGAACAACAAGCCGGACAAGGCCACCCTGCTGAAGAAGCTGCGCAGCGACGAGACGTTCGTCTATCTCGCCCGCGCCGTCGACCCGGCCATCGCGACGGCGATCACCACGAAATTCCCCGAGATCGGCGCCGAGCGCCAAGACCTGCGCCAGTATCCGGGTGGTTCGCTGGCGGCCAACGTCGTCGGCGGAATCGACTGGGACGGGCACGGTCTGCTCGGCCTGGAGGATTCGATGGACGCCGAGCTGGCCGGCACCGACGGGTCGGTCACCTACGACCGCGGTTCCGACGGCGTGGTCATCCCCGGCAGCTACCGCAACCAGCACCGGGCGGCCAACGGCTCGACGGTCCAGCTCACCATCGACGACGACATCCAGTTCTACGTGCAGCAGCAGGTGCAGCAGGCGAAGAATCTCTCCGGCGCCCGCAATGTCTCGGCGGTGGTACTCGACGCCAAGACGGGTGAAGTGCTGGCCATGAGCAACGACAACACCTTTGATCCGTCCCAGGACATCGGGCGCCAGGGCAACAAGCAACTCGGCGACCTGCCGGTGTCGTCGCCGTTCGAGCCCGGGTCGGTGAACAAGGTCGTCACCGCCTCCTCGGTGATCGAATACGGGTTGACCAATCCCGATGAGGTGCTGCAGGTTCCGGGCACCATCAACATGGGTGGGGTCACCGTGCACGATGCATGGGGCCACGGCGTTGCGCCCTACACGACCACCGGGGTGTTCGGTAAGTCGTCGAACGTCGGCACGCTGATGCTGGCGCAGCGCGTTGGACCGCAGCGCTGGTATGACATGGCGCGGAAATTCGGGCTCGGCCAGCGCACCGGGGTCGGTCTGCCCGGTGAAAGCGCCGGGCTGGTGCCGCCGATCGATCAGTGGTCGGGCAGCACGTTCTCCAACTTGCCGATCGGCCAAGGCCTTTCGATGACCCTGCTGCAGATGACCGGGATGTACCAGGCGATCGCCAATGACGGCGTGCGGATGCCGCCGCGAATCATCAAGGCCACCATCGGACCGGACGGCGCCCGCACCGAAGAGGCGCGCCCGGAGGGCGTGCGGGTGGTGTCGCCGGAGACCGCGCGAACCGTGCGCAACATGTTGCGTGCCGTCGTGCAACGCGATCCGAGAGGCGTGCAGCAGGGCACCGGTCCGGCCGCCGCCGTCGAGGGCTATCAATTGGCCGGCAAGACCGGCACCGCGCAGCAGATCAACCCGGCGTGCGGCTGCTACTACGACAACGTCTACTGGATCACCTTCGCCGGCATGGCCACCACTGACGACCCGCGCTACGTGATCGGCGTCATGATGGACAACCCGGCGACCAACGCCGACGGGACCCCCGGCCACTCGGCGGCTCCGCTGTTCCACAACATCGCGGGGTGGCTGCTGCAGCGTGGCAACGTCCCGCTATCACCCGATCCGGGTCCGCCGCTGACGCTGCAGGCCGGCTGA
- the rsmH gene encoding 16S rRNA (cytosine(1402)-N(4))-methyltransferase RsmH, producing the protein MKHSATLFEARARASWPLPEPTLTYFPNARFVLSDRDLDATARPFSRREGVVMPDVTGDFGHIPVLLDRCFALLHPALTRHRPDGSGAVLVDATIGAGGHAERFLTELPGLRVLGVDRDPTALDIVRGRLARFADRLTLVQTRYDGIGTALAESGYGTTESVDGILFDLGVSSMQLDRVERGFSYAHDAPLDMRMDPTSELTAAEILNSYDEAELTGILRRFGEEKLARRIATHIVRRRARTPFTSTAELVEVIYQAVPAPARRTGGHPAKRTFQALRIAVNGELDALSAALPAALGALRVGGRVVVMAYQSLEDRIVKRTFAAATTSGTPSDLPIELPGHAPQFTLLTRGAERADDAEIQRNPRSAAVRLRALERVRATSEPARKGG; encoded by the coding sequence ATGAAGCACTCGGCGACATTATTTGAGGCGCGTGCCCGTGCATCGTGGCCTCTGCCCGAACCGACCCTGACGTACTTCCCCAACGCCAGGTTCGTGCTATCGGACAGGGACCTCGATGCAACGGCCCGCCCATTCTCACGTCGGGAGGGTGTTGTCATGCCTGACGTCACTGGCGATTTCGGCCACATCCCGGTACTGCTCGACCGCTGCTTCGCCCTGTTGCACCCCGCGTTGACGCGCCACCGTCCCGACGGATCAGGCGCCGTGCTGGTCGATGCGACCATTGGCGCCGGTGGGCACGCCGAACGGTTCCTCACCGAACTTCCCGGGCTGCGCGTGCTTGGCGTCGACCGCGACCCGACCGCGTTGGACATCGTGCGGGGGCGGCTCGCACGCTTCGCCGACCGGCTGACCCTGGTGCAGACCCGCTATGACGGGATCGGCACCGCTCTGGCCGAATCAGGCTATGGCACAACCGAATCCGTCGATGGCATCCTCTTCGACCTCGGCGTCTCGTCCATGCAGCTCGACCGCGTCGAGCGGGGCTTCTCCTACGCCCACGACGCGCCGCTGGACATGCGGATGGATCCCACCTCGGAGCTGACCGCGGCCGAGATCCTCAACAGCTACGACGAAGCCGAACTGACCGGCATTCTGCGTCGATTCGGCGAAGAGAAGTTGGCGCGCCGCATCGCCACCCATATCGTGCGACGCCGCGCCCGGACCCCTTTCACCTCGACCGCCGAACTGGTCGAGGTTATCTACCAAGCGGTTCCGGCGCCGGCCCGGCGCACCGGCGGGCATCCGGCCAAGCGGACGTTCCAGGCGTTGCGCATCGCGGTCAACGGCGAGCTTGATGCGTTGAGCGCTGCCCTGCCCGCGGCCCTGGGCGCGTTGAGGGTCGGCGGACGAGTCGTGGTGATGGCCTACCAGTCGCTCGAGGACCGGATCGTCAAGCGGACCTTCGCGGCGGCGACCACGTCGGGAACGCCATCGGATCTGCCCATCGAATTGCCCGGCCACGCACCGCAATTCACGTTGCTGACCCGCGGCGCCGAGCGTGCCGACGACGCGGAGATCCAGCGGAATCCGCGCAGCGCCGCGGTGCGACTGCGTGCTCTGGAGCGTGTCCGCGCCACGTCCGAGCCAGCGAGGAAGGGAGGCTGA
- the mraZ gene encoding division/cell wall cluster transcriptional repressor MraZ produces MFLGTYTPKLDDKGRLTLPAKFRDALAGGLMVTKSQDHSLAVYPRAEFEQLARRASKASRSNPEARAFLRNLAAGTDEQHPDAQGRITLSADHRRYAHLSKDCVVIGSVDYLEIWDAQAWQEYQETHEENFSAASDEALGDII; encoded by the coding sequence ATGTTTCTCGGCACCTACACGCCCAAGCTCGACGACAAAGGGCGGCTGACATTGCCCGCCAAGTTTCGCGACGCGCTGGCAGGAGGGCTGATGGTTACCAAGAGTCAAGACCACAGCCTTGCGGTCTACCCGCGGGCGGAATTCGAACAACTGGCCCGCCGGGCCAGTAAGGCCTCGCGAAGCAATCCGGAGGCGCGGGCGTTCCTGCGTAACCTGGCCGCCGGCACCGACGAACAGCATCCCGACGCCCAGGGCCGCATCACCCTGTCGGCCGACCACCGCCGCTACGCGCACCTGTCCAAGGACTGCGTGGTGATCGGATCGGTTGACTACCTGGAGATTTGGGATGCGCAGGCCTGGCAGGAATACCAAGAGACCCACGAAGAGAACTTCTCCGCGGCCAGCGATGAAGCACTCGGCGACATTATTTGA
- a CDS encoding DUF3040 domain-containing protein, producing MPLSDHEQRMLDQIESALYAEDPKFASSVRGGGLRAPTARRRLQGAGLFVLGLALLVSGVAFKATMIGTFPVLSVLGFVVMFGGVVFAITGPRLAGRGDRPGPSPASRQRRSRGSSGSFTSRMEDRFRRRFEE from the coding sequence ATGCCACTCTCCGATCATGAGCAGCGGATGCTCGACCAGATCGAGAGCGCTCTCTATGCCGAGGACCCCAAATTCGCGTCGAGCGTGCGCGGTGGGGGATTGCGTGCCCCGACGGCGCGACGCCGGTTGCAGGGTGCCGGCCTGTTCGTACTTGGTCTGGCGCTGCTGGTTTCCGGGGTGGCTTTTAAGGCCACCATGATTGGAACCTTCCCGGTCCTGTCCGTGCTGGGCTTCGTGGTGATGTTCGGCGGCGTCGTCTTCGCCATCACCGGTCCGCGGCTCGCCGGCCGGGGAGATCGCCCAGGGCCGTCGCCGGCCTCGCGTCAACGCCGCAGCAGGGGTTCCAGCGGATCGTTCACCAGCCGGATGGAAGACCGGTTCCGCCGCCGCTTCGAGGAATAG
- a CDS encoding GNAT family N-acetyltransferase: protein MATFLINLPPEDMQRRLADALGVYVDAMHYPPGTENQRAAMWLEHTRRRGWQAVAAVEVDSPSGTDPSSAELSDAPLLGVAYGYCGAPDQWWQQQVVAGLQRGGLSGPEIATLMTSYFELTELHILPRAQGRGLGEALARRLLADRNEANVLLSTPETNGEANRAWRLYRRLGFTDIIRGYHFTGDPRAFAILGRQLPL from the coding sequence TTGGCGACATTCCTCATCAACCTGCCGCCCGAGGACATGCAGCGCAGGTTGGCAGATGCCTTGGGTGTTTACGTCGACGCGATGCACTATCCGCCGGGCACGGAGAATCAGCGCGCCGCGATGTGGCTGGAGCACACCCGGCGGCGCGGTTGGCAGGCCGTGGCGGCCGTGGAAGTCGACTCGCCGAGTGGAACCGACCCGTCGTCGGCCGAGCTGAGCGACGCGCCACTGCTGGGCGTGGCGTACGGCTACTGCGGCGCGCCGGACCAGTGGTGGCAGCAGCAGGTGGTGGCGGGTTTGCAACGCGGCGGTCTGTCCGGCCCGGAGATCGCGACGCTGATGACCAGCTATTTCGAGCTGACCGAGCTGCATATCCTCCCCCGGGCGCAGGGCCGCGGCCTCGGCGAGGCGCTCGCCCGTCGGCTGCTTGCCGACCGCAACGAGGCCAATGTCCTGCTGTCGACGCCGGAGACCAACGGCGAGGCCAATCGCGCGTGGCGGCTCTACCGGCGACTGGGCTTCACCGACATCATCCGCGGCTATCACTTCACCGGGGACCCACGGGCGTTCGCGATCCTGGGCCGGCAGCTGCCGCTGTAG
- a CDS encoding LppM family (lipo)protein, producing MQLSSRNRLVAMSMLLLAIPVLAGCVRVKASITISPDDLVSGDIVAAAKPRNDKDNGPQLDPNLAFSQKVAVSKYDRDGYVGSQATFSDLTFAELPELAHMSPDAQGVNLSLRRAGDLVILEGRADLTSLTDPDADVELTVAFPGSVTSTNGDRVDPDTVQWKLKPGIVSTLTAQARYTDPSIRSFQGAAMWLGLSSLAVAAVVGLLAWYSRDRSPRVAEPSDPPSS from the coding sequence ATACAGCTCTCGTCCCGGAACCGCCTCGTCGCGATGAGCATGCTGCTGCTCGCGATACCCGTCCTCGCCGGATGCGTGCGCGTCAAAGCGTCGATCACGATTTCTCCCGACGATCTGGTGTCCGGTGACATCGTGGCGGCGGCCAAGCCCCGCAACGACAAAGACAACGGCCCGCAACTCGATCCGAACCTGGCGTTCAGCCAGAAGGTCGCGGTGTCGAAATACGACCGCGACGGCTACGTCGGTTCGCAGGCCACGTTTTCCGATCTGACCTTCGCCGAGTTGCCGGAGCTTGCGCACATGAGCCCCGATGCGCAGGGCGTGAACCTGTCGCTGCGCCGAGCCGGGGACCTGGTGATCCTGGAAGGTCGCGCCGACCTGACCTCGCTGACCGATCCCGACGCCGACGTCGAGTTGACGGTCGCCTTCCCCGGCTCGGTCACCTCCACCAACGGCGACCGTGTCGACCCGGACACGGTGCAGTGGAAACTCAAACCCGGCATCGTCAGCACACTGACCGCCCAGGCCCGCTACACCGACCCGAGCATCCGATCGTTCCAGGGCGCGGCGATGTGGCTGGGCCTGTCGTCGCTCGCCGTGGCCGCTGTGGTGGGACTACTGGCCTGGTACAGCCGCGATCGCTCGCCGCGGGTGGCCGAGCCCAGCGACCCACCGTCGAGCTGA
- a CDS encoding mycobacterial-type methylenetetrahydrofolate reductase gives MTFNTIALELVPPNIDRGAAQAVEEAHKVVQLAAKTGLEGRIGHVMMPGLIEEDDDRPIEMKPKMDVQDFWSAIKPELPGVRGLCSQVTAFMDEPSLRQRLGDLVGSGIDGVVFVGVPRTMADGEGSGVAPTDALSIYRQLVGNRGVILIPTREGEEGRLNFKCDKGATFAQTQLLYSDAIVGFLTDFAKKTDHRPEILLSFGFVPTVEERVGFINWLIQDPGNAAVADEQAFVSALANTEPAQRRKQFLDLYKRVIDGVVDLGYPLSIHLEATYGNSAPAFETFAEMLAYWSPTN, from the coding sequence TTGACCTTCAACACCATCGCGCTTGAGCTGGTGCCGCCCAATATCGACCGCGGCGCTGCGCAGGCGGTCGAAGAGGCTCACAAAGTTGTCCAGCTCGCGGCGAAAACCGGCCTCGAAGGCCGGATCGGGCACGTGATGATGCCGGGGTTGATTGAAGAGGACGACGACCGGCCGATCGAGATGAAGCCGAAAATGGATGTGCAGGACTTCTGGTCGGCGATCAAGCCGGAACTTCCCGGCGTGCGCGGCTTGTGCAGCCAGGTCACCGCGTTCATGGACGAGCCGTCGCTGCGTCAGCGCCTCGGCGACCTGGTGGGTTCCGGTATCGATGGCGTCGTATTCGTCGGTGTGCCAAGGACTATGGCCGACGGCGAGGGTTCCGGCGTAGCGCCGACCGACGCGCTGTCGATCTATCGACAGCTGGTGGGCAACCGGGGCGTCATCCTGATTCCGACCCGCGAGGGTGAAGAGGGCCGGCTGAACTTCAAGTGCGACAAGGGCGCAACGTTCGCCCAAACACAACTGTTGTATTCCGATGCGATCGTGGGCTTCCTGACCGACTTCGCCAAGAAGACCGACCATCGACCGGAGATCCTGCTGTCGTTCGGCTTCGTGCCGACCGTCGAAGAGCGGGTCGGTTTCATCAACTGGCTCATCCAGGATCCGGGCAACGCCGCCGTCGCAGACGAGCAGGCATTCGTCTCCGCATTGGCGAATACCGAACCGGCGCAACGGCGCAAGCAGTTCCTCGACCTCTACAAGCGGGTCATCGACGGTGTCGTCGACTTGGGTTATCCGCTGAGCATCCACCTCGAGGCCACCTACGGCAATTCCGCGCCGGCCTTCGAGACGTTCGCCGAGATGCTGGCCTACTGGTCGCCGACGAACTGA